A window of Paremcibacter congregatus contains these coding sequences:
- a CDS encoding sensor domain-containing diguanylate cyclase encodes METNIARVLLNTKPDDKKDSKTPLPLGKFDPAITIDLFPGPALLVDGQLNIIHHNVYALHLLPPLHNRDTFLKSMVSRCLTNNCPDAQKTTIKDNNGLRHYDLTALPIQRENKEDIPLVFLFGRETTIEHNLTTALVDSRQMFKDLVSCSTDFAWETDTRGNFIYVSPKGILGYTAYELNGKNSQEMIIGAGDRNPFDTLDKITEMELWLNRADGSMACLLVSAVPVLDAKAKWKGARGVCRDITHIREREASLRRANKQEHVLSSIIATIRNMQTPTKMFEGAVKATMEGIKTDFCCILQKVPCSQKGFTAEIQHQRGISLTEDVIANLCQKALEVWQNEAIPQERIQTLVFGDHQILMGVTNHHTQDNGAIFLVRSGETLWHEDDIHLFRGITSHLGIAIEQVLTYAELERRAYTDELTGLLNRRAFRDHVNKRLKNQKRSLKSSAMVYIDLDNFKLVNDTKGHVFGDKILQDLSRLLQDNLRVGDYTARFGGDEFAIWLDEIDKEEAIIKAENLVRIATKLNQNACLDGPQLSLSIGLAMSLPENPATLDQLMDQADQALYRAKGTGKNTSVLFEPDIMGPNNDKGDQDA; translated from the coding sequence ATGGAAACAAATATCGCACGTGTTTTGCTAAATACCAAACCGGATGATAAAAAAGATTCAAAAACACCCCTTCCCCTTGGGAAGTTTGATCCTGCGATTACAATTGACCTTTTCCCTGGGCCAGCTCTTCTGGTTGATGGCCAGCTTAATATTATCCATCATAATGTTTATGCGCTGCACTTGCTGCCACCCCTGCATAATCGGGACACATTCCTCAAAAGCATGGTATCCCGCTGCCTGACAAACAATTGCCCTGATGCCCAGAAAACAACCATCAAGGACAACAATGGTCTGCGTCATTACGACCTTACTGCCCTGCCGATCCAGCGGGAGAACAAGGAAGACATCCCTCTGGTTTTTCTCTTTGGCCGGGAAACCACCATTGAACATAACCTGACCACTGCACTGGTCGATTCGCGGCAGATGTTCAAGGATCTGGTCAGTTGTTCAACCGATTTCGCCTGGGAAACGGACACCCGCGGCAATTTCATCTATGTCTCCCCCAAAGGCATACTCGGGTATACCGCTTACGAGTTAAACGGCAAGAATTCCCAGGAAATGATTATCGGCGCTGGTGACCGCAACCCGTTTGATACACTCGACAAGATCACAGAAATGGAGCTCTGGCTCAATCGCGCAGATGGATCCATGGCCTGTTTGCTGGTTTCTGCAGTTCCTGTACTGGATGCCAAAGCCAAATGGAAAGGCGCCCGCGGTGTTTGTCGTGACATCACCCATATCCGGGAGAGGGAAGCTTCCCTGCGCCGCGCCAATAAACAAGAACATGTCCTCAGCAGCATTATCGCAACAATCCGAAACATGCAAACGCCTACAAAAATGTTCGAGGGCGCCGTCAAGGCGACCATGGAAGGCATCAAGACCGATTTTTGCTGCATTCTTCAAAAGGTGCCCTGCTCTCAAAAAGGCTTCACGGCAGAGATTCAGCACCAGCGGGGCATATCCCTGACGGAAGATGTGATTGCCAACCTCTGCCAGAAAGCTCTGGAGGTCTGGCAGAACGAAGCCATACCGCAAGAACGTATTCAAACACTCGTCTTTGGTGACCATCAGATCCTGATGGGGGTAACCAACCACCATACCCAAGACAATGGCGCCATATTCCTGGTTCGGAGCGGCGAAACCCTCTGGCATGAAGATGACATTCATCTGTTCCGTGGCATCACTTCTCATCTGGGCATCGCCATCGAACAGGTCCTGACCTATGCGGAACTGGAACGGCGCGCCTATACTGACGAACTGACAGGCCTTCTCAATCGCCGGGCTTTTCGGGACCATGTAAACAAGCGGCTTAAAAATCAGAAAAGAAGCCTCAAATCCAGCGCCATGGTATACATCGACCTGGACAATTTCAAACTTGTCAATGACACGAAGGGTCATGTTTTCGGCGACAAAATTCTTCAGGATCTCTCCAGATTGTTGCAAGACAACCTCCGGGTAGGTGACTATACCGCCCGTTTTGGCGGAGATGAATTCGCCATCTGGCTAGACGAAATCGACAAGGAAGAAGCCATCATCAAAGCCGAAAACCTCGTCAGGATCGCAACGAAACTCAATCAAAATGCCTGCCTGGATGGGCCACAGCTGTCCCTGTCCATTGGTCTGGCGATGAGCCTGCCGGAAAATCCAGCGACGCTGGATCAATTGATGGATCAGGCGGACCAGGCACTGTATCGCGCCAAAGGAACAGGGAAGAACACCTCTGTACTTTTTGAACCGGATATTATGGGTCCAAACAACGACAAGGGGGATCAGGATGCTTAA
- a CDS encoding pyrimidine 5'-nucleotidase produces MNLDNKQVKHWVFDLDNTLYPSDNNLFAQISDRMGYFIADRYDLPLEQAKARQKKFFHAYGTTLRGLMVEHDVQPDEFLEYVHDIDFSFLAPDPALKTVLGKLHGRMIIYTNGSVPYAERVLEHIGLSNMFDDIFAIENADYLPKPAAASYQKMIETTGVAPQDAVMVEDMAQNLIPASRMGMKTVWLPTAEEWSARGHEADHIDYTVNDLTAWLEQLTGQA; encoded by the coding sequence ATGAATTTGGACAATAAACAGGTCAAACACTGGGTTTTTGATTTGGACAATACCCTCTATCCTTCGGATAATAACCTGTTTGCGCAAATCAGTGACCGTATGGGGTATTTTATTGCAGACCGTTACGATCTGCCTTTGGAGCAGGCCAAGGCGCGGCAAAAGAAATTTTTCCACGCCTATGGGACGACATTGAGGGGATTGATGGTTGAACATGACGTGCAACCTGACGAATTCCTGGAATATGTTCATGATATTGATTTTTCATTTCTTGCGCCGGACCCGGCTCTGAAGACGGTGCTTGGAAAACTGCACGGGCGGATGATTATTTATACCAATGGGTCGGTTCCTTATGCGGAACGGGTTCTGGAGCACATCGGTCTGAGCAATATGTTTGATGACATTTTCGCCATTGAAAATGCCGATTATCTGCCCAAGCCCGCAGCCGCCAGTTATCAAAAAATGATTGAGACCACGGGTGTTGCTCCGCAGGATGCCGTGATGGTCGAGGATATGGCGCAGAATCTGATACCGGCGAGCCGTATGGGCATGAAAACCGTCTGGTTGCCAACGGCGGAAGAGTGGTCTGCGCGCGGTCATGAGGCGGATCATATTGATTATACCGTGAACGACCTGACCGCGTGGTTGGAGCAGCTGACCGGGCAGGCTTAA
- the dapD gene encoding 2,3,4,5-tetrahydropyridine-2,6-dicarboxylate N-succinyltransferase, whose amino-acid sequence MTDMSLQATIDSAWENRDTISAATTGEVRDAVTHALNLLDCGKARVASKETGEWVVHQWLKKAVLLSFRLNDMAIIKGGPGENTNWYDKVPSKFEGWGQTEFDQAGFRAVPNAIVRRSAYIAPGTVLMPSFVNLGAYVDTGTMVDTWTTVGSCAQIGKDVHLSGGVGIGGVLEPLQAGPVIIEDNCFIGARSEVAEGVIIEQGAVLSMGVYIGASTKIIDRETGEIFMGRVPAYSVVVPGNLPGKPLPDGTPGPGLYAAVIVKRVDERTRSKTSINDLLRA is encoded by the coding sequence ATGACCGACATGTCATTACAAGCCACCATTGACAGCGCCTGGGAAAACCGGGACACCATCTCCGCCGCAACCACCGGCGAAGTCCGTGACGCCGTCACGCACGCTCTTAATCTGCTTGATTGCGGCAAGGCCCGCGTCGCCTCAAAGGAGACTGGCGAATGGGTGGTGCATCAATGGCTGAAGAAGGCGGTACTGCTGTCTTTCCGTCTTAATGATATGGCGATCATCAAAGGTGGCCCGGGAGAGAATACCAACTGGTACGACAAGGTGCCGTCCAAATTCGAAGGCTGGGGCCAGACAGAGTTCGATCAAGCCGGCTTCCGCGCCGTGCCCAACGCCATTGTGCGCCGTTCGGCCTATATTGCGCCGGGTACGGTTTTGATGCCGTCCTTCGTCAATCTGGGCGCCTATGTGGACACCGGGACCATGGTTGATACCTGGACAACGGTTGGCTCCTGCGCCCAGATCGGCAAGGACGTCCATCTGTCGGGTGGTGTCGGCATCGGCGGTGTTCTGGAGCCGCTGCAGGCCGGTCCGGTGATCATCGAAGACAACTGCTTTATCGGCGCCCGCTCCGAAGTGGCGGAAGGCGTGATTATCGAGCAAGGCGCGGTGCTCAGCATGGGCGTTTATATCGGGGCCTCGACCAAGATCATTGACCGGGAGACCGGCGAAATCTTCATGGGCCGCGTACCGGCCTATTCCGTGGTCGTGCCGGGCAACCTGCCAGGCAAGCCGCTGCCGGACGGGACGCCGGGACCAGGGCTTTATGCCGCCGTGATCGTCAAGCGTGTTGATGAGCGCACCCGTTCGAAAACCTCCATCAATGATCTGCTGAGAGCCTGA
- the dapE gene encoding succinyl-diaminopimelate desuccinylase yields the protein MKIDPVKFTQDLIRCPSITPLDAGALDVLQSALEGLGFVCTRLPFSEEGADDVDNLYARFGGDTAPNFCFAGHTDVVPVGSKDGWQSDPFAGEIKDGILYGRGASDMKGAIAAFVAAVSDFLEGHREIKGSISFLITGDEEGPAVNGTIKMLKWLEENGEKLDYCLVGEPTNPGKIGDMAKIGRRGSLNTTLTVVGTQGHVAYPHLADNPIPRLVKMLDILQSHTLDEGTEHFQPSNLEVVTIDVGNTASNVIPAEAVAKFNIRFNNLQTDQGLQDWIRAVCDSVGGTYRLEMKASGDAFLTPPGPLSTLISDAVRKVTGETVELSTTGGTSDARFIKNHCPVSEFGLVNKTMHKVDECVSLHDLELLTKIYREILGDFFKE from the coding sequence ATGAAAATTGACCCGGTAAAATTCACCCAGGATTTGATCCGCTGCCCGAGCATTACGCCGCTGGATGCGGGGGCTCTGGATGTATTGCAGTCGGCGCTGGAAGGTCTGGGCTTTGTCTGTACCCGTTTGCCGTTCTCGGAAGAGGGCGCAGATGATGTGGATAATCTCTATGCGCGCTTTGGTGGCGATACCGCCCCCAATTTCTGCTTTGCCGGTCACACCGATGTGGTGCCGGTCGGCAGCAAGGATGGCTGGCAGTCGGACCCTTTCGCCGGCGAGATCAAAGATGGTATTCTTTATGGTCGTGGCGCGTCGGATATGAAAGGCGCCATCGCCGCTTTTGTTGCAGCGGTGTCGGATTTCCTTGAAGGTCACCGCGAGATCAAAGGCTCGATCAGTTTCCTGATCACTGGCGATGAAGAAGGCCCGGCGGTCAATGGCACCATCAAGATGCTCAAATGGCTGGAAGAAAACGGCGAGAAGCTCGACTATTGTCTGGTGGGAGAGCCGACCAATCCCGGCAAGATCGGCGATATGGCCAAGATCGGCCGCCGCGGCAGCCTCAACACCACGTTGACGGTGGTTGGCACCCAGGGCCATGTGGCTTATCCCCATCTGGCGGATAACCCAATTCCGCGTCTGGTAAAGATGCTGGATATTCTGCAATCGCATACACTGGATGAGGGCACAGAACATTTTCAGCCTTCCAATCTGGAAGTGGTGACGATTGATGTGGGCAATACGGCGAGCAATGTCATTCCGGCAGAGGCGGTGGCGAAATTCAATATCCGCTTTAATAATCTGCAAACCGATCAGGGACTGCAGGACTGGATCCGCGCCGTGTGTGACAGCGTGGGCGGGACGTACCGGCTTGAGATGAAGGCCTCCGGTGATGCTTTCCTTACCCCGCCCGGCCCCTTAAGCACCCTGATCAGTGATGCGGTGCGCAAGGTCACCGGCGAGACGGTGGAACTCAGCACCACGGGCGGGACCTCTGATGCCCGCTTTATCAAGAACCACTGCCCGGTTTCCGAATTCGGGCTGGTCAATAAGACCATGCATAAAGTAGACGAATGTGTCAGTCTCCATGATCTGGAACTGCTGACGAAAATATACCGGGAAATTCTCGGTGATTTTTTTAAGGAATAA
- the truA gene encoding tRNA pseudouridine(38-40) synthase TruA, whose product MNISDAPVYRYKLTLEFFGTGLVGWQKQNVGRSVQGILAEAAKKFCHHDVTFHAAGRTDAGVHALGMVCHVDLPQEYPAYKVMDALNYHLKWQPVSVLASTRVSEEFQARFSATKRHYRYHIINRRAPLTFQTDRAWHVKFPLDADLMHEAAQLLVGHHDFTTFRSVECQSQSPIKTLDQLDVWREGENIYIDTSARSFLHHQVRSMVGSLYYVGRGKWTKRQLQQSLEACNRTALAHNAPPDGLYFVSVDYPEDFEIEE is encoded by the coding sequence ATGAATATTTCAGACGCCCCTGTCTACCGCTATAAACTTACCCTGGAATTTTTTGGCACCGGCCTTGTCGGCTGGCAGAAACAGAATGTCGGCCGTTCTGTTCAGGGCATCCTCGCCGAGGCCGCCAAGAAATTCTGCCATCATGACGTCACGTTCCATGCCGCCGGGCGCACCGACGCCGGAGTACACGCCCTCGGCATGGTCTGCCATGTGGATCTGCCGCAGGAATATCCGGCCTATAAAGTGATGGATGCGCTCAATTACCATCTGAAATGGCAGCCTGTTTCCGTACTGGCCTCGACCCGGGTGTCAGAAGAATTTCAGGCGCGTTTTTCCGCCACCAAACGCCACTATCGCTATCATATCATCAACCGCCGTGCGCCGCTAACCTTTCAAACAGACCGCGCCTGGCATGTAAAGTTCCCCCTGGATGCGGACCTGATGCATGAGGCCGCGCAACTGCTGGTCGGACATCATGACTTCACCACCTTCCGCAGTGTCGAATGCCAGTCACAGTCGCCGATAAAGACCCTGGACCAGCTGGATGTCTGGCGTGAAGGCGAGAATATCTATATCGACACCTCGGCCCGCTCCTTCCTGCATCATCAAGTGCGCTCCATGGTCGGCTCACTTTATTATGTCGGACGCGGCAAATGGACAAAGCGGCAATTGCAGCAGTCATTGGAAGCCTGCAACCGTACGGCGCTGGCCCACAACGCCCCGCCGGACGGTCTGTATTTTGTCAGCGTGGATTACCCGGAAGATTTTGAGATCGAAGAATAG
- the fmt gene encoding methionyl-tRNA formyltransferase — protein sequence MGTPDFSVDILQALVDSGHQVVAVYCQPPSRSGRGKKERPSPVQARAEALGLPVHYPKSLKPEEEQQRFAALDLDAAVVVAYGLLLPKAILDAPKYGCLNIHASLLPRWRGAAPIHRAIMAGDKETGVDIMVMEEGLDTGPVVLERKLAITKNDTTGSLHDKLKTLGAETIIPALEGYVAGTMIPRPQPEDGICYAHKIDKQEAALDWRRPAEDLRNHIHGLSPFPGAYSLTGEVRLKILEAEVVPGKGQPGELIALPLTIACGNGMALKIHRAQRAGKGPMTAEELQRGLQLPLGTLMS from the coding sequence ATGGGCACCCCGGATTTCTCCGTCGATATTCTGCAGGCCCTGGTCGACAGCGGCCATCAGGTGGTCGCGGTCTATTGTCAGCCGCCCAGCCGGTCCGGACGCGGCAAAAAAGAACGCCCCTCCCCCGTTCAGGCCCGCGCCGAAGCGTTGGGCCTGCCGGTCCATTACCCCAAAAGCCTGAAACCGGAAGAAGAGCAGCAGCGTTTCGCTGCCCTTGATCTGGATGCCGCCGTGGTGGTGGCTTACGGCCTGTTGCTGCCCAAGGCGATCCTGGACGCCCCGAAGTATGGGTGTCTGAATATTCATGCCTCCCTGTTGCCGCGCTGGCGCGGGGCGGCGCCAATCCACCGGGCGATCATGGCCGGGGACAAAGAGACCGGCGTCGATATCATGGTGATGGAAGAAGGTCTCGACACGGGGCCCGTGGTGCTGGAACGTAAACTCGCCATCACAAAAAACGACACCACCGGCAGCCTGCATGACAAGCTGAAAACCCTCGGGGCGGAGACCATTATTCCTGCGCTGGAAGGCTATGTCGCCGGCACTATGATCCCGCGTCCGCAGCCGGAAGACGGTATATGTTACGCCCATAAGATCGATAAACAGGAAGCGGCCCTTGACTGGCGGCGCCCGGCGGAGGATTTGCGCAACCATATTCACGGACTAAGCCCCTTCCCCGGCGCTTACAGTCTGACGGGCGAGGTTCGGCTGAAGATACTGGAGGCCGAGGTCGTGCCCGGCAAAGGACAGCCCGGCGAACTGATCGCCCTGCCGCTAACCATCGCCTGCGGCAATGGGATGGCCCTGAAAATCCACCGCGCCCAACGCGCCGGCAAAGGACCGATGACCGCCGAAGAATTGCAGCGCGGTCTGCAACTGCCCCTGGGGACCCTCATGTCATGA